Part of the Thauera sedimentorum genome, TGCCGGGCGCCTACTCCTTCTTCAAGGTCAGCGGCAGCACCTACGAGGCCGTCGCCGACATGAAGTAAGCAGCGTCCGTCTCGCTCCGGCGAGGTGCGCTTCGAGGGCCGTGCGGGGCAACCCGCGCGGCCCTTTGTCTTTCCAGGCCGACCGCACGGCCCACGACACCCGGACGTCACGAATGGGTGCGCAGTTGCAGCATCGGGCACCACGACGGTGCACGTCCGCGTGGATGCAAGCCGCGGCGCCGGTGAAAACCCGCGATTCCAGGCCTTCTACTGCGCTGCAAAAACCTGGCATGCGACATGCTATGGATACTCCTGCCCGGCATACTCCGGGCGGCGCACAGGCCGGTTAGGGATTTCCCTAAAGGCATTGCGCACGCGGGTTTTCGGGCGAATACTCGTCTCCCGCAAGCTTGGCGATCGATCAGGATCGCAGGTCTTTCTGCCGCGGGAGGACAACCCGTCCGTCATTCGCGGCTCGTTCTTCCATTGCTGTCGATCACACTTGGAGATACCCGATGAAAATTGTACGAACCACGCTGGCCTCCGCCATTGCCGTCGCCGCCCTCGGCCTGTCCGCCCAGGCGAACGCCGGCACCACGCTCGACGCCGTAAACAAGAAAGGCTTCGTGCAGTGCGGCGTCAGCGACGGCCTGCCCGGCTTCTCCTACACCGATTCGAAGGGCGCCTATCGCGGCATCGACGTCGACGTCTGCCGTGCGGTCGCGGCCGCCGTGTTCGGTGACGCCAACAAGGTCCGCTACACCCCGCTGACCGCCAAGGAGCGCTTCACCGCGCTGCAGTCGGGCGAAGTCGACGTGCTGTCGCGCAACACCACCTGGACCAGCTCGCGCGACGGCGGCATGGGCATCAGCTTTGCCGGCGTGACCTACTACGACGGCCAGGGCTTCCTGGTGAACAAGAAACTGGGCGTCAAGAGCGCCAAGGAACTGGACGGCGCCGCGGTGTGCATCCAGGCCGGCACCACCACCGAACTGAACCTGTCCGACTACTTCCGTGCCAGCGGCATGAAGTACACCCCGATCACCTACGACAAGTCCGACGAGACCGTGAAGGCGCTGGAAGCCGGCCGTTGCGACGTGCTGACCTCCGACCAGTCGCAGCTCTACGCGCAGCGCATCAAGCTGGCCGACCCGGAAAGCTACGTGGTGCTGCCGGAGGTGATCTCCAAGGAGCCGCTGGGGCCGTCGGTGCGCCAGGGTGACGACGAGTGGTTCAAGATCGTCCGCTGGGCCCTGCTCGCCCAGGTGCACGCCGAGGAGCTGGGCGTGAGCTCGGCCAACGTCGAGGATCTGGCGAAGAGCTCCAAGAACCCCGACGTGCGCCGCCTGCTGGGCGCCGAAGGCGAGTACGGCAAGGACCTGGGCCTGCCCAAGGACTGGGCGGTCAAGATCATCAAGCAGGTGGGCAACTACGGCGAGATGTTCGAACGCAACGTCGGCATGGGTAGCGAGCTGAAGATCGCCCGCGGCCTCAACGCCCTGTGGAACAAGGGCGGCCTCCAGTACGCGCCGCCGGTCCGCTAAACGGACCCTCACGCCACCGCCTGCGGGCGGTGGCGTTCGTTTAACCCTCCCCCAAGAACTCCACAGGGTCTGTCATGCAGAATCCGGTAACCGGGCCGTCCGTGCGCGGCTCCTTGGTGACCGACCCGAAGGTCCGCGCCTGGACGTTCCAGATCCTGGCCATCGCCACCGTCGTGGCCGTAGGCTGGTACCTGTTTCACAACACCCAGAGCAACCTCGCGCAGCGCGGCATCACTTCGGGTTTCGCCTTTCTCAACAACTCTGCCGGTTTCGGCATCCTGCAGTCGCTGATCGACTACACCGAAGGCGACACCTACGGCCGCGTCTTCGTGGTCGGCCTGCTGAACACGCTGCTGGTGTCGGCGCTCGGTATCGTCATCGCCACGATCATCGGCTTCGTCGTCGGCGTCTCGCGCCTGTCGCCCAACTGGCTGATCAGCCGTCTGGCGGCGGTGTACATCGAGATCTTCCGCAACATCCCGCCCTTGCTGCAGATCTTCTTCTGGTACTT contains:
- a CDS encoding amino acid ABC transporter substrate-binding protein, encoding MKIVRTTLASAIAVAALGLSAQANAGTTLDAVNKKGFVQCGVSDGLPGFSYTDSKGAYRGIDVDVCRAVAAAVFGDANKVRYTPLTAKERFTALQSGEVDVLSRNTTWTSSRDGGMGISFAGVTYYDGQGFLVNKKLGVKSAKELDGAAVCIQAGTTTELNLSDYFRASGMKYTPITYDKSDETVKALEAGRCDVLTSDQSQLYAQRIKLADPESYVVLPEVISKEPLGPSVRQGDDEWFKIVRWALLAQVHAEELGVSSANVEDLAKSSKNPDVRRLLGAEGEYGKDLGLPKDWAVKIIKQVGNYGEMFERNVGMGSELKIARGLNALWNKGGLQYAPPVR